A single genomic interval of Spinacia oleracea cultivar Varoflay chromosome 6, BTI_SOV_V1, whole genome shotgun sequence harbors:
- the LOC130464189 gene encoding uncharacterized protein: protein MRGVESALYDVFPKAVRRVCAQHLYTNCRQAGYSGTAFHDLFWVAADAYNPYVFNKAMEKIGKLIPEAVGYLDKVPEQWSRHKFDVGVTCDHNTTNFVESFNACTKPFRDLPVLSLLEEIRSWCMTKIGARFDKAVDIGPDQLTPYATKELEERSADSRFCYATNAGGGEFEVLDGHVKFPIRLAARVCGCGKWQGCGIPCKHAIRVIYHQRLNPTDFVSPYFKGAAYKLTYSEHIHPMPDSTQWPTFELPRILPPLMRRAAGRPAKQRRRGAHEKKRGKRNTTVKCGKCKQIGHNSRTCKGGSTAKQRKESAAAAAGSAGASTSGARKRKAPTSNASSSKKSKAA, encoded by the exons ATGAGG GGAGTAGAATCTGCTTTGTATGATGTTTTCCCCAAAGCAGTCAGGAGGGTCTGTGCTCAGCATCTGTATACCAACTGCAGACAAGCTGGATACAGTGGCACAGCCTTCCATGACTTGTTCTGGGTTGCTGCTGATGCATACAATCCATATGTCTTCAACAAAGCCATGGAAAAGATTGGCAAACTCATCCCAGAAGCAGTGGGATATCTTGACAAAGTGCCTGAACAGTGGTCCAGACACAAGTTTGATGTTGGGGTCACTTGTGATCACAACACCACCAACTTTGTGGAATCCTTCAACGCGTGTACCAAACCCTTTAGGGATCTTCCTGTTTTGTCACTTCTTGAAG AAATAAGGTCTTGGTGCATGACGAAGATCGGGGCCAGATTTGATAAAGCTGTTGACATTGGACCCGATCAATTGACGCCATATGCTACTAAGGAGCTTGAAGAGAGGAGTGCTGACTCGAGGTTCTGTTATGCAACTAATGCTGGGGGGGGTGAATTTGAGGTTTTAGATGGTCATGTGAAGTTCCCTATTAGGCTTGCTGCTAGAGTTTGTGGTTGTGGGAAATGGCAAGGGTGTGGTATACCTTGCAAGCATGCTATTAGGGTAATATACCATCAAAGACTCAATCCTACAGATTTTGTTTCTCCTTACTTCAAAGGGGCAGCCTATAAGCTCACATACTCAGAGCATATTCACCCCATGCCTGACTCAACACAGTGGCCTACATTTGAGCTACCTAGGATTCTTCCCCCACTAATGAGAAGGGCAGCTGGCAGACCAGCCAAGCAGAGAAGAAGAGGTGCTCATGAGAAGAAGAGGGGGAAAAGAAACACCACTGTCAAGTGTGGGAAATGCAAGCAAATTGGGCATAACTCAAGAACCTGTAAAGGAGGTTCCACTGCAAAACAGAGGAAAGAATCTGCTGCAGCTGCTGCTGGTTCTGCTGGTGCATCAACATCTGGTGCTAGGAAGAGGAAGGCTCCAACATCTAATGCATCGAGCAGCAAGAAGTCCAAAGCTGCATAA